Proteins encoded in a region of the Leishmania panamensis strain MHOM/PA/94/PSC-1 chromosome 7 sequence genome:
- a CDS encoding tRNA-methyl transferase, putative (TriTrypDB/GeneDB-style sysID: LpmP.07.0150), producing the protein MTRSQLRIAIGLSGGVDSAVAALVLERCVHTALDVAALRCFGGPRAPPPPLPTLRAAVDARTPLHELLGKLVTPGKPGSPAAGGDATPVQYTPFFMRNWHDDKAASGWCVRAQVDYDDAHQVAKTLDLLPRDGTPLPSYDFSSEYAEQCFERMLDAYAVGHTLNVDVLCNSKIKFGALMRALRRTGSAFSETLLATGHYARTWNLSRGDHGGSDERQPVLLVRPCSAGRDLNDQSVFLSRVPPSALASAIFPLGHLFTCKADVRALATHSFGHSGGMAAVAHIPQKKTSTGICFVGPPSAVTRAGNTSCSSCFPSFLNEYLPPPRPPLLQSTRTAFCDAVTGEELFVPGDTATHATDALPQSIVGRLSHSPPFGALREDYPGCLPAYAFTLGQRVRLCRRTPDGRGREAVHYVASKVLAPLPPSALSDGKVPPVRVLAEVQVVAEWNNALLYTSQATVASLRWWLPRPVLHQRAATCHKHRIYRLRCHCCTRHQEALQPATVEWEAADEELSADAAVRVSRARVHFDAPLRAITPGQALVAYTSILALEEGWTTGHNASHGDTEPFPPETMAVIGSGWVVPSDSPPPGGPSLC; encoded by the coding sequence ATGACGcgctcgcagctgcgcatcgccatcGGGCTCTCTGGCGGtgtcgacagcgccgtcgccgccctcgTGCTGGAGCGCTGCGTTCACACCGCACTCGACGTCGCAGCGCTTCGCTGCTTTGGCGGGCCACGcgccccgccgccaccgctgcccacgCTACGGGCGGCGGTTGATGCACGCACACCGCTCCACGAACTGCTCGGCAAGCTCGTAACTCCGGGCAAACCGGGCAGtccagctgcaggcggcgacgccactcCGGTGCAGTACACCCCATTTTTCATGCGCAACTGGCACGATGATAAGGCAGCCTCGGGGTGGTGTGTACGGGCCCAAGTCGACTACGACGACGCGCACCAGGTGGCAAAGACGCTGGACCTCCTTCCCCGCGACGGCACACCTTTGCCATCGTACGACTTCTCCAGCGAGTACGCCGAGCAGTGCTTTGAGCGCATGTTGGACGCCTATGCCGTAGGACACACACTCAACGTGGATGTACTCTGCAACAGCAAGATCAAATTCGGCGCCTTGATGCGTGCGCTACGTCGCACGGGATCTGCCTTCAGTGAGACGCTCCTCGCCACTGGTCACTATGCGCGCACGTGGAACCTTTCGCGTGGTGACCACGGTGGGAGTGATGAGAGACAACCGGTGTTGCTCGTGCGGCCGTGCTCTGCCGGGCGCGACCTCAACGATCAGTCAGTTTTTCTATCTCGAGTGCCGCCGTCTGCCCTGGCCAGCGCCATCTTCCCTCTTGGCCACCTCTTCACGTGCAAGGCGGACGTGCGTGCACTGGCAACTCACAGCTTCGGACACAGCGGTGgcatggcggcggtggcgcacaTTCCCCAGAAGAAGACCAGCACGGGGATCTGCTTTGTCGGGCCACCCTCCGCTGTCACACGTGCCGGCAATACATCGTGTAGCTCGtgctttccctccttcctgAACGAGTACCTCCCGCCCCCGCGACCACCGCTCTTGCAATCGACCCGCACAGCGTTCTGCGACGCCGTGACAGGGGAGGAGCTGTTCGTGCCTGGAGACACGGCGACGCACGCCACCGACGCACTACCGCAGTCCATCGTGGGCCGTCTATCTCATAGTCCGCCGTTCGGCGCCCTCCGGGAAGACTATCCGGGCTGCCTGCCAGCCTACGCCTTCACTCTCGGCcagcgtgtgcgtctctgccgccgcactCCAGATGGGCGAGGACGCGAGGCGGTCCACTACGTTGCTAGCAAGGTGCTGGCTCCTCTGCCCCCTTCAGCTTTGAGTGATGGCAAAGTGCCGCCCGTACGTGTgctggcagaggtgcaggtggtTGCCGAGTGGAACAACGCACTGTTGTACACCTCTCAAGCTACGGTCGCGTCACTGCGCTGGTGGCTACCGCGGCCCGTGCTGCATCAGCGCGCTGCAACCTGCCACAAGCACAGAATCTATCGACTGCGATGCCATTGCTGTACACGGCACCAAGAAGCGCTGCAGCCAGCGACGGTGGAGTGGGAGGCGGCGGACGAGGAGCTCAGCGCAgacgcggcggtgcgtgTTTCGCGTGCTCGCGTACACTTCGATGCCCCCCTTCGCGCCATTACGCCAGGACAAGCGCTGGTGGCGTACACGTCCATCTTGGCGCTCGAAGAAGGGTGGACGACGGGACATAACGCGTCCCACGGTGACACGGAGCCGTTTCCGCCTGAGACGATGGCTGTGATCGGGTCTGGTTGGGTCGTGCCGTCTGACTCCCCGCCGCCTGGcggcccctctctctgttag
- a CDS encoding hypothetical protein (TriTrypDB/GeneDB-style sysID: LpmP.07.0160): MPLLPSLGTRAAKTPVTAVLLTLVCIIVLLSNSNDLTCMHGTLYELYPWRFITYSLAATIQEPWRIVVNTAVVLAGASAEATTGSSEYAIFLLFTTVATGLLVLIADLIICHPLRFAFLNKDDSYNRPYGYTGMWPVAEVIGFSLCRVRGMSALVGPRLLGAQLTLQQVPLAIVWFAFSCDVVSLVVGRCLEEYYDHWEGWRVMVACIALLVSWLYERHVTGAASSAFTLDAFIYPEPLRDCVRSVGSRLQRLLQVSPLRALLPPEGGASGEAAMLPTPLFSRAEMGSVFPSKSNTATALLPGTTAEEAERHRLIAREALARRLQQEQQAQSPSTSLGVEAADSAAKTA, translated from the coding sequence atgcccctcctcccctcactgGGGACGCGTGCGGCGAAGACGCCGGTGACGGCAGTCCTGTTGACACTTGTGTGTATCATTGTGCTGTTGAGCAATTCCAACGATTTAACGTGTATGCATGGCACACTCTATGAGTTATATCCGTGGCGCTTCATCACCTATTCACTAGCAGCGACAATTCAGGAGCCCTGGCGTATCGTCGTGAACACCGCTGTTGTCCTCGCCGGAGCGTCTGCGGAGGCGACTACAGGCAGCAGTGAGTACGCCATCTTCCTGCTCTTCACCACGGTGGCGACAGGCTTGCTGGTGCTCATCGCCGACCTCATCATCTGCCACCCGCTTCGGTTTGCTTTCTTGAACAAAGATGACAGCTACAACCGGCCGTACGGTTACACTGGCATGTGGCCAGTGGCAGAGGTAATTGGgttctctctgtgccgcgTGCGGGGGATGTCAGCGTTGGTCGGCCCGCGACTACTCGGCGCTCAGCTGACGCTCCAGCAAGTCCCACTCGCCATTGTCTGGTTTGCCTTCAGCTGTGATGTGGTCTCGCTGGTGGTTGGCCGCTGTCTTGAGGAATATTATGATCACTGGGAAGGTTGGCGAGTTATGGTGGCGTGCATCGCCTTGCTTGTGAGCTGGCTGTACGAACGTCATGTCACCGGAGCTGCGAGCAGCGCCTTCACCTTAGACGCCTTCATATACCCGGAACCGCTCCGAGATTGCGTTCGCTCAGTGGGCAGCCGCCTGCagaggctgctgcaggtcTCTCCATTACGCGCTCTGCTTCCACCTGAGGGCGGGGCCAGTGGTGAGGCGGCAATGTTGCCCACGCCGTTGTTCTCTCGTGCCGAAATGGGCAGCGTCTTTCCCAGCAAATCAAATACCGCCACAGCGCTACTGCCCGGCACAACcgcagaggaagcggagaggcACCGCCTCATCGCACGAGAGGCTCTCGCCCGCCGACttcagcaagagcagcaggcgcaaAGTCCATCTACATCCCTTGGTGTAGAGGCAGCCGACTCGGCGGCGAAGACGGCGTAG
- a CDS encoding membrane receptor protein, putative (TriTrypDB/GeneDB-style sysID: LpmP.07.0170) — translation MWWEWGAVRRQTIELLLGPTAEQRHHQLQHRDQKQAYETFMTTSASAASEPRCSGGSESPGSSPPATVGVASAGGRHRNHEYATLRKHFQRIPHTFLNMEFYFAITALGLFDHLIGLLLLPLKVLTLWRRCELRDIIALLVLTIVLGSYWVAGLATTQLYSYLYHAVRRTSFIKVVMIFGILDVVDKILSSFSQDSLEMLYTAVDDEYSYYCARRRQAKPAAASTPTKRAASGRGYAGCDDVGTATASQHTPPSRWLLAGSGVVACLSTSCHSLSLLLHVVTLNVAINAEGNSLLALLVANNFTELKGVLFKKNTPESLHGVSSLDALERMQYIVFFFVMLLQHMHERFTGFAVADVCIILCVEVAIDFVKHLFVFRFNGIPPSMSRAYSQLALLDLSCETVLWRLPSLEVVVSGPSSSVATRMEEAAELLTPAHGFAPKHVKRAGFDAIAYAALLLWSCERVAGYLLLQAPLVCVLLVLILALLKVMLSSIVYGVCARFTLRSLVVVPPSWPPSPSQGSVPPPLNGASQRTSASLTSPLVSACGARLGVSPISTPHATPIGGSRHFQIDAATSLPANSKSGPEAVRTLVQLTPLLLALLKADRFDLQAGKAKRSH, via the coding sequence ATGTGGTGGGAATGGGGtgctgtgcggcggcagACGATAGAGTTGCTGTTGGGCCCCACCgccgagcagcggcatcatcagctgcagcaccgagaTCAGAAGCAGGCGTACGAGACCTTCATGACGACgtctgccagcgccgctaGTGAACCGCgttgcagtggtggcagcgagTCTCCTGGCTCTTCCCCGCCTGCTACTGTGGGCGTGGCTTCCGCTGGGGGGCGGCACCGCAACCACGAATACGCCACTCTCCGCAAACACTTCCAGCGCATCCCGCATACGTTCCTTAACATGGAGTTCTACTTTGCCATCACTGCACTGGGCCTCTTCGACCATCTCAtcgggctgctgctgttgccgctgaAGGTGCTCACACTGTGGCGACGGTGCGAACTGCGCGACATCATTGCACTGCTTGTGCTCACCATAGTGCTGGGTAGCTACTGGGTTGCGGGTctggcgacgacgcagcTGTACTCCTACCTCTACCACGCTGTGCGACGCACGTCGTTCATCAAGGTCGTCATGATCTTCGGCATCCTCGACGTGGTGGACAAGATCCTCTCATCCTTCTCGCAGGACTCGCTCGAGATGCTCTACACCGCCGTCGACGACGAGTACTCCTACTACtgcgctcgccgccgccaggccaaaccagctgcagcaagcACACCTACGAAGAGGGCAGCGTCTGGGAGGGGGTATGCCGGCTGCGATGACgtcggcaccgccaccgctagCCAGCACACGCCTCCATCGCGGTGGCTCCTCGCCGGCAGCGGGGTCGTCGCCTGcctcagcacctcctgccactctctttctctcctgctgcacgtCGTCACGCTAAACGTCGCGATTAACGCGGAGGGAAATTCGctcctggcgctgctggtcgcCAACAACTTCACGGAGCTGAAGGGTGTTCTATTCAAGAAGAATACGCCGGAGTCGCTCCACGGCGTGTCCTCCCTTGACGCGCTGGAGCGCATGCAGTACatcgtcttcttcttcgtaATGCTGCTCCAACACATGCACGAGCGCTTCACCGGCTTCGCTGTCGCAGACGTCTGCATCATCCTCTGCGTCGAGGTGGCCATCGACTTCGTCAAGCACCTCTTTGTCTTTCGCTTCAACGGCATTCCGCCTTCGATGTCCCGTGCCTACTCGCAGCTGGCGTTGCTGGACCTGAGTTGTGAAACAGTGCTATGGCGGCTGCCGTCGTtggaagtggtggtgagcGGGCCGAGCAGCAGTGTCGCAACGCGCATGGAAGAAGCGGCTGAGCTGCTCACACCGGCCCACGGCTTTGCCCCCAAGCACGTCAAGCGGGCTGGCTTCGACGCCATCGCGtatgcggcgctgcttctgtGGAGCTGTGAGCGAGTGGCGGGTTACCTCTTGCTGCAGGCACCTCTGGTGTGCGTCTTGCTCGTGCTGATCCTCGCCCTACTGAAGGTCATGCTGTCCAGCATCGTCTacggcgtgtgcgcgcgcttcaCCCTACGGTCGTTGGTGGTGGTCCCGCCCTCTTGGCCGCCGTCACCATCGCAAGGCTCTGTCCCTCCGCCTCTCAACGGCGCCAGCCAGCGAACGAGCGCGTCTCTGACGAGTCCACTGgtctctgcgtgtggtgCTCGGTTGGGAGTCTCGCCGATCAGCACGCCGCACGCGACGCCCATCGGCGGTAGCCGCCACTTTCAGATTGATGCGGCGACATCCCTCCCTGCGAACAGCAAGAGTGGCccagaggcggtgcgcacgctggtgcagctgacACCACTTCTACTGGCTCTGTTGAAAGCAGATCGCTTTGACCTACAGGCTGGTAAGGCAAAGCGCAGCCACTGA
- a CDS encoding hypothetical protein (TriTrypDB/GeneDB-style sysID: LpmP.07.0180) yields the protein MGQQVSECEAGIPLGLLGLDQINWGGQAGAIYECWRLSPCCGSPDLTGCLLCLLHWLCLSPCSSCKLYATSMGDHCSLWPHCFCVLFCCPCARLFTRYNLRKKSGTRGNIIGDFMCIFCCCPCAYCQELRSVSPSGWRIVPEVTIPGILVPGCRFLN from the coding sequence ATGGGTCAGCAAGTCTCCGAGTGCGAGGCTGGCATCCCCCTCGGCCTGCTGGGCCTTGACCAGATCAACTGGGGCGGTCAGGCCGGCGCCATCTACGAGTGTTGGCGCCTGTCCCCGTGCTGTGGCTCGCCGGACTTGACGGGGTGCCTCCTGTGCCTGCTGCACTGGCtatgcctctctccttgttcATCGTGTAAGCTCTATGCCACCTCGATGGGCGATCACTGTTCACTATGGCCGCACTGCTTCTgcgttctcttctgctgcccGTGTGCTCGACTCTTCACTCGCTACAACCTGCgcaagaagagcggcacGCGTGGCAACATTATTGGCGACTTTATGTGCattttctgctgctgcccatgcgCGTACTGCCAGGAGCTCCGCAGCGTGAGTCCGAGTGGGTGGCGCATTGTGCCCGAGGTAACCATCCCCGGGATCCTTGTGCCgggctgccgcttcctcaACTAA
- a CDS encoding protein kinase, putative (TriTrypDB/GeneDB-style sysID: LpmP.07.0190) — protein MGMEHYTKVKDLGGTNGAFLARDRQQPDRLVVIKRLAEGTQGVEELNASLRLRHPHIVRFLESFFYDGSLFVVMSYESGGDLDGLFHYLTQHHKTPTTHTLLLWFVQLLEALVYCHDHSVIHRDIKPGNILVSTDTKVLYLGDFGSAKTLSISNVTSTFVGSPMWISPEVLLGTSYSYAADVWSMGCVFYEMATLRKPFSAPSFAHLVQQITWGHITPLPPHVAQEVRSIIHSMLVLDPAQRVTAREALEVARVALNRAEELRCASPSPVRSPARLPKPPVASSPPLPVSPPKVADYQPRQHPLPQSPQSYSSPSSPPSTGTTPPPASATSDPLLVVAAEAKAGEDPTPQGSHPTAIAAAPESLSHVAGVKQLPDVSSPALTAPESTTSFTSLPSMVEFPVPKQPPAVLTVAAEAAVGDKPERHQAVPAEAAQLCMPQQVALQISTEGFFRKEVQTKEAPKRKSVAASKASPLPQRQRVPSVPAQTALSTEAPRFVRQISTDSMAIRCTTSATAASRTRAAELPTPSRRTGGSTKVVVKAVPPTHVPKRALDAAENLTNPPCVPRESPTRGARGLNEAQQKSAPMPPPKPAAQASDAAPADQWFVLRMRDLRAMEKYLHHHRVDDDKALKTYDQRRDKEGQPCDSAPAVRAADKPLAAPHRRTFAKKPANAPQSPGVLILTPPRHRCLMEGIPAPPLLSAARQQQHGAAKVEARHGAAAVPFSRQVSYARQASHPACDSDLQQSSLPSAYNGRQASHARGRPRVSLEEQLKSAEGRVVARVKREEERQRMKELIKAQRAAAKKQNRKAKRDGAIDVQIVLPDHVRHTTNCVVSAD, from the coding sequence ATGGGCATGGAACACTACACCAAGGTCAAGGACCTTGGTGGGACCAACGGTGCCTTCCTCGCGCGCGACCGGCAGCAGCCGGACCGGCTCGTCGTCATCAAGCGGCTGGCGGAGGGCACGCAGGGGGTTGAGGAGCTGAAcgcatcgctgcggctgcggcatcCACATATTGTTCGCTTCCTCGAGTCCTTCTTCTATGATGGAAGCCTTTTCGTCGTCATGTCGTACGAGTCTGGCGGCGACCTCGACGGGCTCTTTCACTACCTCACCCAGCACCACAAGACCccgaccacacacacactgctgCTCTGGTTTgttcagctgctggaggcccTTGTGTACTGCCACGATCACAGTGTCATCCATCGCGACATAAAGCCGGGCAACATCCTCGTCTCGACGGACACGAAAGTGCTTTACCTAGGCGACTTTGGATCTGCCAAGACCCTCAGCATCTCCAACGTCACCTCCACGTTCGTCGGCTCGCCGATGTGGATCTCGCCGGAGGTGTTGCTGGGCACGAGTTACAGCTATGCTGCCGATGTGTGGTCAATGGGCTGCGTGTTCTACGAGATGGCAACGCTGCGCAAGCCGTTCTCGGCCCCGAGCTTCGCGCACCTCGTACAGCAGATCACTTGGGGTCACATCACGCCTCTCCCGCCGCATgtggcgcaggaggtgaGGTCGATTATTCACTCCATGCTCGTGCTCGACCCCGCGCAACGCGTGACTGCCagggaggcgctggaggtggcaCGAGTTGCACTCAACCGCGCTGAGGAGCTCCGCTGTGCGTCGCCGTCTCCAGTGCGCTCTCCAGCAAGGCTGCCCAAGCCCCCCGTCGCATCCTCACCTCCCCTACCGGTGTCACCGCCGAAGGTGGCTGACTaccagccgcggcagcatccACTGCCGCAGTCACCGCAGTCCTactcctcgccctcctcgcccccgTCCACGGGTACGACGCCACCGCCCGCCAGCGCCACAAGCGACCCGCTGCTGGTTGTcgcggcagaggcgaaggccGGCGAGGATCCCACGCCACAGGGCTCCCATCCCACTGCCATTGCAGCCGCACCTGAATCCCTGTCTCACGTGGCCGGTGTGAAGCAGCTTCCCGACGTGTCGTCGCCTGCGTTGACTGCGCCAGAGTCGACCACGTCATTCACATCACTGCCGTCTATGGTGGAATTTCCTGTGCCAAAGCAGCCACCGGCGGTGCTTACGGTGGCGGCAGAAGCAGCCGTGGGAGACAAGCCGGAGCGGCACCAGGCGGtgccggcggaggcggcacaACTGTGCAtgccgcagcaggtggcTCTGCAGATCTCCACCGAGGGCTTCTTCAGAAAAGAAGTGCAGACCAAGGAGGCACCGAAGCGCAAGAGCGTGGCGGCGTCCAAGGCAAGTCCGCTGCCGCAACGGCAACGAGTGCCGAGTGTTCCGGCACAGACCGCACTATCAACCGAGGCACCGAGGTTCGTGCGCCAGATCAGCACCGACTCGATGGCCATTCGGTGTACTAcgagcgccaccgcagctaGCCGCACAAGGGCAGCGGAGCTGCCTACACCCTCGCGCAGAACCGGTGGGTCGACGAAGGTGGTGGTAAAGGCAGTGCCACCAACGCATGTACCAAAGCGCGCCTTGGATGCGGCAGAGAATCTCACGAACCCACCGTGTGTGCCGAGGGAGTCACCGACTCGGGGGGCGCGCGGCCTCAACGAAGCGCAACAGAAGTCGGCGCCAATGCCGCCCCCCAAGCCAGCCGCCCAGGCTTCCGACGCCGCGCCGGCGGACCAGTGGTTTGTTCTGCGGATGCGTGACCTGCGCGCCATGGAGAAGTACCTCCACCATCATCGTGTGGATGATGACAAGGCGTTGAAGACGTATGATCAACGGCGCGACAAAGAGGGGCAGCCATGCGACTCGGCCCCAGCGGTCCGTGCAGCAGACAAGCCTTTAGCGGCGCCACACCGCCGCACCTTTGCGAAGAAGCCCGCCAATGCGCCGCAGTCACCCGGCGTGCTTATCCTGACCCCAccgcgccatcgctgcctgaTGGAAGGCATCCCCGCACCGCCTCTACTGTCCGctgcgcgacagcagcagcatggcGCGGCCAAGGTAGAAGCGCGCCATGGTGCCGCGGCCGTTCCCTTCTCAAGGCAAGTGTCGTACGCTCGTCAGGCATCGCACCCTGCCTGTGACTCCGACTTACAGCAGAGCAGCCTGCCATCTGCCTACAACGGCCGCCAGGCGAGTCACGCTCGGGGACGACCGCGCGTGTCACTagaggagcagctgaagagCGCGGAGGGGCGCGTGGTCGCACGCGTGAAgcgcgaggaagagcggcagcggatgAAGGAGCTAATTAAAGCccagcgcgccgcagcgaagaAGCAAAATCGCAAAGCCAAAAGGGACGGCGCTATCGATGTCCAGATCGTCCTGCCAGACCACGTGCGCCACACCACCAACTGCGTCGTGTCGGCGGACTAA
- a CDS encoding protein kinase, putative (TriTrypDB/GeneDB-style sysID: LpmP.07.0200) yields the protein MPPLSLPQRRLPKQPPPKAQNTMATSEYRIMEKMGTGSFGVVFKVCRVTDHQVFVMKRIPLLGLTTPQRRDAAQEIILMRDLHHPCVVSQRDAFLFNEHDLCLVMDYYDGGDMDTHMAAQRELDMYFDLDQVMLWFVQLVLGAQYLHAHNVVHRDIKIHNVFIRSRDMSVVLGDFGISERLGADMTSHTWATAATMGGPPGSSSSSFISAPAVGNGAPVGSPSPLRMNDGDDKVPSLPISGGLYSPTPVAAEAAAAPPFPSLYQQAPWSSGQWGAESPLYSPKLSPYEPLVHIRQMSTSSNAVSSCSPGSQRRRLHSGVDGVDAMEAAMKGTPLYMAPEVLQGGAASPKSDVWSLGCVLYELLALRHPFESRDLAPLVMRVLRGQREPLPAHFPRPIADLINRMLCLDAGQRPSCEEVLTVPCVRAYVDLWRSLRTPLDVPSSPSECALTRQLQAWQENIAAWNARHPGDPRGKSLHYTELRRQLLSPACAPAEEHENAERRAVEAARAALLTAQPSGLIGSASLLGMGGGGAHDGIFYGATGERLVGAAGGDLQSIPSSREGAVGMAPSDSMRPYMLYDVAPEPAAGAARGAAGLADAKAAAGKAVDGCPSMPSRRPSGSPSPCPVQAGDLAVTGHKIGNGRNPFGLPPPPTDATHSEDSPIGSAAVGKRRHRQARQRESATPQRNAKSVRHNGKTEPKGKLSNGAASPAIDGFAAVPTTSPTGSLRSFQLQRGFSASLPPLLREHGTALGGAIDEDVAFFRAYHNVSDMRCASLEEIAQAVMELRQRVQERLRHQRVLTDIEVLHERHGSALLRSMPHVLHVLEVAAAAAAAGEGHGDPPAGAQPWMSPEGVYVDMVRQIDEQRSGRERLQLDTGSEERVAGISYAEKLPVGRPMPPRIRELREAAALAQAAASEEARRRARLLPSESRRDSTCAQSSGVSSSSAVSMRFADPAAPLMVASTDGGRSASRTAAAELRRWRPYLERRNRLSAELTGVFDATTLRAVYSYYRTCALLQRDATVVRRLVPDRQQWTALPSIEELAVLDRQLEGVLEKQPR from the coding sequence atgccgccgctgtcactgccacagcggcggctgccgaAGCAGCCGCCGCCCAAGGCCCAAAACACCATGGCGACCTCCGAGTACCGGATCATGGAGAAGATGGGGACGGGCTCCTTCGGCGTTGTCTTCAAAGTATGTCGGGTGACGGACCACCAAGTCTTCGTCATGAAGCGGATTCCACTGCTCGGCttgacgacgccgcagcgacgcgatGCTGCCCAGGAGATCATCCTCATGCGCGACCTGCATCACCCCTGCGTGGTGTCGCAACGGGATGCCTTTCTATTCAACGAGCACGACCTGTGCCTTGTCATGGACTACTACGACGGTGGCGATATGGACACCCACATGGCAGCACAGCGCGAGCTGGACATGTACTTTGATCTCGATCAGGTGATGCTGTGGTTCGTGCAGCTTGTGCTTGGAGCGCAGTACCTGCACGCCCACAACGTTGTCCACCGTGATATCAAAATACATAACGTGTTTATAAGGTCCAGGGACATGTCCGTAGTGCTCGGCGACTTTGGCATCTCCGAGCGACTCGGCGCCGACATGACTAGTCACACATGGGCCACAGCCGCAACGATGGGCGGCCCTCCaggaagcagcagctcatcctTCATATCCGCGCCAGCGGTGGGAAACGGGGCCCCTGTTGGCTCGCCGTCTCCACTGCGGATgaacgacggcgacgacaaaGTGCCGTCGCTCCCAATCTCCGGTGGTCTCTATTCACCCACGCCCGTCGCCGCagaagctgcggcagcaccgccattCCCGTCCCTTTACCAGCAGGCCCCATGGTCCTCTGGTCAGTGGGGCGCAGAGTCACCGCTCTATTCCCCCAAGTTGAGCCCCTACGAGCCGCTGGTGCACATACGCCAGatgagcaccagcagcaatGCGGTCTCATCATGCTCGCCGGGCTCTcagcggaggcggctgcACAGCGGCGTGGACGGCGTCGATGCGATGGAGGCGGCCATGAAAGGCACACCGCTCTACATGGCGCCAGAGGTGCTGCAAGGTGGGGCGGCCAGCCCCAAGTCAGATGTATGGTCGCTCGGCTGCGTTCTCTACGAGCTACTGGCCCTCCGTCATCCCTTCGAGTCGCGCGACCTTGCACCGTTGGTGATGCGTGTCTTGCGAGGGCAGCgcgagccgctgccggcacACTTCCCCCGGCCGATCGCGGACCTGATCAACCGCATGCTCTGCCTCGATGCCGGTCAGCGCCCCTCgtgcgaggaggtgctgacggtgccgtgtgtgcgtgcctacGTTGACCTCTGGCGCAGCCTGCGGACTCCTCTTGACGTTCCCTCCTCACCCAGTGAGTGTGCACTGACGCGACAACTGCAGGCGTGGCAGGAAAATATTGCAGCGTGGAACGCACGCCACCCTGGCGACCCACGCGGGAAGTCCTTGCACTACACCGAGCTGAGGCGTCAGTTGCTAAGCCCTGCCTGTGCGCCGGCTGAGGAGCACGAGAATGCGGAGCGGCGAGCTGTTGAGGCAGCGCGTGCGGCTCTTTTGACAGCGCAGCCGTCGGGGCTGATTGGCAGTGCCTCCTTGCTCGGcatgggcggcggtggcgcccaCGACGGGATCTTTTACGGGGCCACTGGCGAGCGTCTCGTCGGCGCGGCTGGCGGCGACCTACAGAGCATTCCCTCCTCCAGGGAGGGTGCGGTGGGGATGGCACCCTCAGATAGCATGCGTCCCTACATGCTCTACGACGTCGCACCAGAGcctgccgccggtgctgccagaggagcagcaggactGGCTGACGCTAAAGCTGCGGCAGGCAAGGCAGTGGACGGCTGCCCTTCAATGCCATCGCGCCGTCCGTCGGggtcgccatcgccgtgtCCGGTTCAAGCCGGTGATTTGGCTGTCACCGGGCACAAGATCGGCAACGGCCGAAATCCCTTCGGTTtgccaccgcctccgacTGATGCGACTCACAGCGAGGACTCTCCGATCGggagcgctgctgtggggaagcgccgacaccgccaggcacggcagcgcgagTCCGCCACGCCTCAGCGGAACGCTAAGTCAGTGCGCCACAACGGCAAAACTGAGCCCAAAGGTAAGCTGTCGAATGGAGCGGCATCGCCGGCGATCGATGGCTTCGCCGCGGTGCCAACGACGTCACCAACAGGGTCGCTGCGATCCTTCCAGCTACAGCGGGGCTTTTCCgcatcactgccgccgctgttgcgtgAGCACGGCACCGCTCTAGGCGGTGCCATTGATGAGGATGTGGCGTTCTTTAGAGCTTATCACAATGTCTCCGACATGCGCTGTGCTTCCCTCGAGGAGATCGCTCAGGCCGTCatggagctgcggcagcgcgtgcaggagCGCCTGCGGCACCAACGCGTGCTCACCGACATAGAGGTTTTACATGAGCGACACGGCTCCGCCCTCCTCCGTAGCATGCCGCACGTTCTACACGTGCTTGaggtggccgcggcggccgcggcggccgggGAGGGGCACGGTGACCCGCCCGCCGGTGCCCAGCCCTGGATGTCGCCCGAAGGCGTGTACGTGGACATGGTGCGGCAAATCGATGAGCAGCGCAGTGGACGTGAGAGGCTCCAGCTCGACACCGGcagtgaggagagggtggccGGCATCTCGTATGCGGAAAAGCTCCCGGTAGGCCGCCCAATGCCGCCGCGCATCCGAGAGCTGCGTGAGGCGGCCGCactggcgcaggcggcggcgagcgaAGAGGCACGCCGTCGTGCACGGCTACTTCCGAGCGAGTCAAGGCGTGACTCGACATGCGCCCAAAGCAGCGGTGtctcctcgtcgtctgcgGTGTCGATGCGCTTTGCCGACCCAGCCGCGCCCTTGATGGTAGCCTCGACAGATGGCGGTCGATCCGCTTCACGgaccgccgcggcggagctgcgacggtggcgccCCTACCTCGAGCGCCGCAACCGCCTCTCCGCCGAACTCACCGGCGTCTTCGACGCCACCACGCTACGGGCGGTGTACTCGTACTACCGCACCtgcgcgttgctgcagcgggaTGCTACGGTGGTGCGCCGGCTCGTGCCAGACCGGCAGCAgtggacggcgctgccgtcaatCGAGGAGCTGGCGGTGCTCGACCGACAGCTGGAGGGGGTGCTTGAGAAGCAACCGAGGTGA